A DNA window from Solanum lycopersicum chromosome 3, SLM_r2.1 contains the following coding sequences:
- the LOC101255569 gene encoding uncharacterized protein: protein MAQDFVQQFQYNIDIIPDRNSLANMKKKPSESFREYAIRWREQAARVKPPMKDYELIDVFLQAQEPDYFHYLLSAMGKPFAEAIKIGEMVENGIKSGKIVSQEAIRATTQVIQSGSGNFTNRKKKEEGSMAASGSRDVQIGMNNPYCQVQQGQYNSPRHYYPFQYAVLNTQAYVRPPSRQQWQGPAPQVSYPQQQNFQAPYNPRPRTNYTREQGQKENFTPIGESYTNLLQKLIQLRLVEPVNPYVVNPNARGFDPTVICQYHANAPGHSTENCWTLKRVIEKLIEDKVIEVRNEDTPNVTNNPLPAHNNERVVGMVGIFEDYEQTSRTKLESKVSRKESSIVLEPIKRALIIDKGARSNFGNSKKLVLYVPESIKGGDVPLNGPKCYIPGKFSTFDQNQKGMKDPVVIQIAAQLPITNTKAVPWNYNKVIVTHQGKEIVEETNETRGLTRSGRCYAPEELRRDKQIKENQLPM, encoded by the coding sequence ATGGCACAAGATTTTGTCCAACAATTTCAATACAATATCGATATTATTCCCGATCGCAATTCCCTGGCTAATATGAAAAAGAAGCCATCAGAAAGTTTTAGGGAATATGCCATAAGATGGAGGGAGCAGGCGGCTAGAGTCAAACCGCCGATGAAAGACTATGagttaattgatgtttttctccAAGCTCAAGAACCTGACTACTTTCATTATCTTCTCTCCGCAATGGGCAAGCCTTTCGCCGAAGCGATTAAGATCGGAGAAATGGTAGAGAATGGCATAAAGTCGGGTAAGATTGTGAGTCAAGAAGCCATTAGAGCTACCACACAAGTAATACAAAGTGGATCCGGTAATTTTACCAATCGAAAAAAGAAGGAGGAAGGGTCCATGGCGGCATCTGGATCAAGAGATGTTCAAATAGGCATGAACAATCCTTATTGTCAAGTCCAACAAGGACAATATAATTCTCCTCGGCATTATTACCCGTTCCAATATGCAGTTCTCAATACTCAGGCATATGTCCGGCCTCCTTCGCGCCAACAATGGCAGGGGCCTGCCCCACAAGTTTCTTACccacaacaacaaaatttcCAGGCGCCATACAATCCACGTCCCCGGACAAACTATACGAGAGAACAAggtcaaaaagaaaattttacccCAATTGGGGAATCGTATACGAATTTGTTACAGAAATTGATACAATTGAGACTAGTTGAACCTGTCAATCCGTACGTTGTCAATCCAAATGCAAGAGGTTTTGATCCGACTGTTATATGTCAATATCATGCCAACGCTCCAGGTCATAGCACAGAGAATTGTTGGACCCTAAAAAGAGTCATTGAGAAGTTAATTGAGGATAAGGTAATCGAGGTACGCAATGAGGACACACCGAATGTCACCAATAACCCACTCCCTGCTCATAATAATGAGCGTGTTGTGGGGATggttggcatttttgaagattATGAGCAAACAAGTAGAACAAAATTGGAAAGCAAGGTTTCAAGAAAAGAGTCTAGTATAGTTTTAGAACCTATAAAAAGGGCACTAATAATTGATAAAGGTGCGCGTTCGAATTTTGGGAACTCGAAGAAGCTAGTGTTGTATGTCCCTGAGTCTATAAAAGGAGGAGACGTACCGTTGAATGGACCAAAATGCTACATTCCTGGTAAATTTTCAACGTttgatcaaaatcaaaaagGTATGAAAGATCCAGTTGTGATACAAATTGCAGCACAACTTCCTATCACAAACACCAAGGCCGTTCCGTGGAACTACAACAAAGTCATCGTTACTCACCAGGGAAAGGAGATTGTTGAAGAAACAAATGAAACAAGAGGCTTAACTCGTTCCGGAAGATGTTATGCTCCGGAAGAATTAAGGAGGGACaaacaaatcaaagaaaatcAGTTGCCGATGTAA
- the LOC138347674 gene encoding uncharacterized protein — protein MVNQIFEVNRITFPDDELPLEGSGHNRALHLTVKCEEHYVKRVMVDGGSGVDICPLSTLQSLKINTDRIRTNNVCERAFDGAKRDTFGEIYLIVTIGPAEFGITFQVIDMDTSYNLLLGRPWIHMARAVPSTLHQVVKFEHDK, from the coding sequence ATGGTCAATCAAATTTTTGAGGTAAATAGAATCACTTTCCCTGATGATGAATTGCCCTTGGAAGGATCTGGACATAATAGGGCTCTACATTTGACCGTGAAATGTGAAGAACACTATGTGAAGAGAGTCATGGTCGATGGAGGATCAGGTGTAGACATATGCCCTCTTTCCACTCTACAAAGCTTGAAAATCAACACTGATAGGATTCGTACTAATAATGTTTGTGAACGGGCATTTGATGGTGCAAAACGGGATACTTTTGGTGAAATATACTTAATTGTTACAATTGGACCAGCGGAGTTTGGAATCACTTTCCAAGTTATAGACATGGACACGTCTTACAATCTGCTTTTGGGTAGGCCATGGATCCACATGGCTAGAGCTGTGCCATCTACTCTACACCAAGTGGTCAAGTTTGAACATGACAAATAA